Within Pseudomonadota bacterium, the genomic segment CTGCCGTTTCTGCGCTGAGTTCTCTAGGTGAACCTCTTTTCACCCAAGTGTATCCCCTATGGAGATACGGAACGGGAATAGCATGCCTTGCCCTTCTACTAGTAGGAATTAGTCGTCGCTCGACCAGTCAATCGCTATTTTTTTCCGGATTAGTGGTTGCAATTCTCGCTCAGCTAGCTCTAGTAGACCGCGTATTAAATCGTCAAATCAACGAGTTTCTAGGGGTACTATCGTCCCCCGATACGACTCCTTACCCAGCCATCGCACTTGGCGTTGTTTTGTATCTCGTCAGCTTTTGCCTCGTTTCCCTCGGGTTGCGACGCCCTGACGCTCCGAGGTTCGAACATCTCCGTTCAAACAGCGACCATACCTCACGGGTAGAATTAGGAGCGCTCTTCGCGATTTTCTCGATAGCGGTAGTTCTACGCATGTATGCCCTTAATCGAATCACCAATTATTTCGAAGGGGAATGCGCTATATTTTCCGCCGCTGCGGGCTCGCTCAAGGGTATTTTCGTGGCCAACCGCGGATTAAATGGCCCGTGGTCGCCTCTTGGAGTGCTCTATTATCTTCCGATGTCCGCGACATTTTCACTATTTGGCACGACATTGCTATCTGTTCGGATGGGCTCGGTGCTTATCGGCCTTATGACTATCCCAGTAATGTATCTAGTCGCAAAACGCATCGCCGGAAAAACCGCCGGAATAATAGCTGCAACTATTCTAACCTTCAACTGCCTCCACCTGGGATGGCATCGCTCGGATATCTACCCACACGGAGCAACGACGTGGCCAATAGCACTTATGGCCTATTTTCTTCTCCGGGCCGCGGAAACTCGTCGGCTGATATGGTCCGCAGGCATCGCTCTTATGATGGCAGTCTCTTGGCATCAATATCCATCAGGTCAAAGCGCCGTCCTTATGCCACTCCTGGCCCTAGGGCTCTTTTGGATAAACAACCGCTTCCGGCTACCGCTTACGTGGGGCCAGTGCATCATACTATTTTTCGGTGTTGTGATGTGGGCACTCGGCATCCCCTTGAGCTACTATCCAGCGACCGGAGAGGTTGAATTTTTAAACCCACTCACGCTCACAGGCGGGAGAACCTTGTGGGGCGACGGTACTTCGTGTGTTGGCGCTGTGGGAGCAACGCTTTGCATAATAGCAAAATCATCGGAGCACATCTGGGTCGTACTCCAAGGTCTGTTCTTTAAAGCGCCCTACCTGTTTCATCAAGAATGGGTTCCAGCTACCGAATATATCGCTCCGCGCACCCTAGAGTGGCCAGTTGTAGCGTGCGCAGTTGTCGGTCTATTTTTCCTACTAGCACGTCGTACGAGCATAGAAACGGCTGTGTTGCTTGGGTGGATCGGCGCGGCACTCCTCCCCGGAATTCTCTCTCAACAAGCATATCCCAAGCGACTCTCCTCTACCTTTCCAGCGATAATGACGCTAGCCGCGGTAGCCGTGGCGGTTGCATATAACTACGTAGCTAAATCCAGCTGGAGATCGACGCTCTCAGGCTTTGCGTTTACATTGATGCTGGCGATTTGGACTAGTATAACTTGCTTTGTCTGGTTTTCTGGTCGTTTTTGGCACTACGGAGAAGCTCCAGAAGTCGCTATGGCCAAAGAGTTAACGAGGGATATCTCTGCCCGAACCCTGACGATTGGCGCCTTTGGAGAAAATTACGACGGGTCGAAGTTCACCTTGCTTTTCCTAGATCACCTAACTGATACGCACAACCGCCCAAACCTACTCGTCTTCCGCCGCTTTCAAAGCCTTCCGGAGCTTATTGATAATCCCTTAGAAGCAACAGCGCGCCTTGAGAAAACTTGGTTGTATTCATGGACAAAAATGAGGTCACAGCTCTCAGAGACTGTAGAGAATCAAACCTGGCTGCGTGTAACATATCTAATTACAGACACATTCCATAACTCAAAGATCAATGAAGATCTGATTCAGAGCGCTATTATTCGCTGTAAAAACCCAACTGTTAGAACGATCGAGTCCTCAGCAAACACTCCGATATGGAAGATACTTTCTGTGACCTCAATTTCATGCTTAATTTCAGATCGTATCGGATAGCAAGACGAAATTGACAGGTATTTAGAAAGACTTTGCGAGCGAGCGCCGGGGTCTCAACGCACCTCTAAATCCACGTGTCGAATCTCAGTTTACTCGATACCGGGAGCAGGCTAACGTCAGACATAAAACTATTCGGCGTTTCGTGTCGATTTTTGCGGGGCTTTTGAGAGAAGTGGATGTTTCGCCACCACTAGTATGGGGGTAGAACCGGGCGACCTAAACGTCTTGAAAAATGAGGGGCGTGCGCATATCGAATCATTTTTCGCGCGGATTTCTTATCCTAATACTCAGACGCTTAGTCGTGCCGTGATTAATTTTTGGGAACCCTACGATGATTTTTGCGACTACTTGCTTCCTAATTGTATTCTCAATTTTGCACATCAATTTCCTGATTAGCTATTGGCCAGCGAATTTCGTACAGCTTGGCTCCCTTACCCATCTAGTGACCAATCAGACCCTCTATGACCTTTTTTTTGGCCTAGCAGTTGGCACAACAGTGGCCTCATGCGGCGCTGAGATCCTAGGTAGAAAGTTGTTAAAAGCAATTTATACTGCGGGCATCGCTGGCGCGCTGATCTCAATATACTTTTATCTCCCTATTGCGAGCACCTATGCCCCTACAACTCTGAACCTGGCAGTAGGCTTAGGAGCGCTACTCGGAATGGTCACCACCATCCTGCTAGCGCGCCAGAGTGGCACCGTTCCCGCACACAATAAAGGAGATTGGGCCTTTGGCCTCATATCCTTCCTGATTGTCCTGAATTTTCTAATGCTTGTTGCTCCAAGCAGCACCATTCTGCCGTCTGGATTCGAAACTCCCACCGAATGGTCTTCGTCAAGCTTGTCCCTTAAGCACGATGATTCAGTAGCCATTCGAGCCAACCTCATCTTCGTCACTCTGCGAGCGGCGCTTAATCCATTTGTTGGCAAATCCATACTTATAAACAACCTCGTCTCTATGGTGCTCTGTGCCCTAGGCATAAGCTTTTTGGCGAGTGGTGCCCGCTCCATTGGCGGTACAGTTTTCGCCCTCATCGCGCTTTCAATTATGATAACAGACCGCTGGGTTCTCACAGCAGGGCTGTCCGGAAACCTTCCCGTAACGCTGATTACTACTTGTGGCCTACTTTTTTTTACCGCGACGAAAATCGCCTCACGGTGGTTGGGTAAGCCACCCGCATCATCGATCTCCATATTTATTCTCGTCTTGGGGGCCACTCTTTTCGCGATGTACTCGTATGCTGCAGTTAGAATTCCTTTCATCATCAGCATAGTATGCTTAGTGCTCATATCTCTCATCCCGCGACAAGCTTCTCTCTCCAGAGCCGTTCTATCGATACTCATACACATCGCGGCGCCAATAATCCTCGCAACTGGAATTGTGGTTACCGCGGCCTATTCGGGAGATATATCTCTTTTTAAACGCGATCTCTTAGTGTCATGGCCTAAAGAGTCCTGGCGACCACATCCAGAGGCGGAAGGGTTACCGGACTTTGACCTTATCCACAATCCAGACACCCCGATCTGGATCCAGATCGCGCGCCCGTCAGATGGTCAAAACTTCTCCGTTTTTTGGAATCGTAGCCCCAAGGAGATCGTTGA encodes:
- a CDS encoding glycosyltransferase family 39 protein, whose translation is MKDKRFLFFCVTAAITTLIAFYVAFLDDTASANCLSFLTPAVSALSSLGEPLFTQVYPLWRYGTGIACLALLLVGISRRSTSQSLFFSGLVVAILAQLALVDRVLNRQINEFLGVLSSPDTTPYPAIALGVVLYLVSFCLVSLGLRRPDAPRFEHLRSNSDHTSRVELGALFAIFSIAVVLRMYALNRITNYFEGECAIFSAAAGSLKGIFVANRGLNGPWSPLGVLYYLPMSATFSLFGTTLLSVRMGSVLIGLMTIPVMYLVAKRIAGKTAGIIAATILTFNCLHLGWHRSDIYPHGATTWPIALMAYFLLRAAETRRLIWSAGIALMMAVSWHQYPSGQSAVLMPLLALGLFWINNRFRLPLTWGQCIILFFGVVMWALGIPLSYYPATGEVEFLNPLTLTGGRTLWGDGTSCVGAVGATLCIIAKSSEHIWVVLQGLFFKAPYLFHQEWVPATEYIAPRTLEWPVVACAVVGLFFLLARRTSIETAVLLGWIGAALLPGILSQQAYPKRLSSTFPAIMTLAAVAVAVAYNYVAKSSWRSTLSGFAFTLMLAIWTSITCFVWFSGRFWHYGEAPEVAMAKELTRDISARTLTIGAFGENYDGSKFTLLFLDHLTDTHNRPNLLVFRRFQSLPELIDNPLEATARLEKTWLYSWTKMRSQLSETVENQTWLRVTYLITDTFHNSKINEDLIQSAIIRCKNPTVRTIESSANTPIWKILSVTSISCLISDRIG